In a single window of the Acetivibrio clariflavus DSM 19732 genome:
- a CDS encoding AAA family ATPase encodes MNNVIEVLIENVEKVIVGKRSVIELILVALLSDGHVLIEDVPGVGKTQIVATLARSVNGIFNRVQFTPDLMPSDIMGFSMFNPATREFEYRKGAAMCNFLLADEINRTSPKTQSSLLEIMEENQVTVDGKTYQLPKPFMVLATQNPVESFGTYPLPEAQMDRFFLKLSIGYPGKNEEKLILDRFGSENPLNKLKPVTNTDELLELQNQVKEVKVEDCIKEYIVNIVEATRNSQHVVLGGSPRASLNLYRASKAWAFIRGREYVIPDDIQAMAVPVLAHRIIMNSGAKMKSITAENVVNEAIMKVKVPTF; translated from the coding sequence ATGAATAATGTAATTGAGGTTCTTATTGAAAATGTAGAAAAAGTCATTGTGGGAAAGAGATCTGTTATAGAACTTATTCTGGTAGCTCTACTTAGTGATGGGCATGTGCTTATTGAAGATGTGCCCGGAGTGGGCAAAACACAAATTGTTGCTACGCTTGCTCGTTCGGTCAATGGCATATTTAACAGGGTTCAGTTTACACCGGACTTGATGCCGTCAGATATAATGGGGTTTTCTATGTTTAATCCTGCTACCCGTGAATTTGAATATAGAAAAGGAGCTGCTATGTGTAACTTCCTTTTAGCCGATGAAATAAACAGGACTTCTCCGAAAACCCAATCCAGTCTTCTCGAGATAATGGAAGAAAACCAGGTTACGGTGGATGGAAAAACTTATCAGTTACCTAAGCCGTTTATGGTACTTGCAACACAGAATCCAGTTGAAAGTTTTGGAACCTATCCATTGCCAGAAGCTCAAATGGATAGATTCTTTTTAAAACTGTCCATAGGATACCCTGGAAAGAATGAAGAAAAATTGATTTTGGACAGGTTTGGCAGTGAAAATCCATTAAATAAGCTGAAACCTGTTACAAATACTGATGAACTTTTAGAACTTCAAAATCAAGTAAAGGAAGTTAAAGTGGAAGATTGTATAAAGGAATATATTGTAAATATTGTTGAAGCTACAAGAAATAGTCAGCATGTAGTCTTAGGTGGCAGTCCGAGAGCAAGTTTGAATTTATACAGAGCATCAAAGGCTTGGGCTTTTATCAGGGGAAGAGAATATGTAATTCCTGACGATATCCAAGCAATGGCAGTCCCGGTTTTGGCCCACAGAATTATCATGAATTCAGGTGCTAAAATGAAAAGCATTACGGCAGAGAATGTTGTAAATGAAGCAATTATGAAAGTTAAAGTGCCAACCTTTTGA
- a CDS encoding transglutaminase-like domain-containing protein, with amino-acid sequence MKKLLTELNDQRLSLLFSIMLTYWAMTSFFGRPVIDILVIIAVVNTVLYICYIFLKKQGVSGGILFVLGSVVYFIGVRVMILFSGKSVLAYFIWLIVSNPENVQVVPAFWFATIFIASYGFSSTVYYFTNIHYRIPVLLLIGAIPFMLQSAKTDSDITLPFILFGILFFWLYIEHTVRDNSMLNKGFHINNPWYILSASVFIGLILSLSLVTPKPEIIPKIAYINQAINETVQNLTQANGQNINNTNLPSIFNTMGIKNQSVLNSVTPPLGDRVLFEVEAIEPLYFKVQSWNKYIDNRWIKGNEKLSEKKDIRDIKNSYYKFSVLQELVQRMEKNGLLPLEYSKINKNSESTVESFIMRQASIYTNEVPMETLLNPPGTVEIRLPNKPNLAVYINDRSECYIENGQRPYLYEYYVIDYYSQNLSHSSFGYNMIRHLNKEFVSEIFDLNKYKVGERDEELSDGLLVIDSKTKEIIEEAIEEMNSAYKNYTELPDNISQRIYDLANSITEGLNSDYDKAEAIANFFHTSGFKYNLTPPKMPKGKEYNDYFIFESKRGICVHFASAMVILARAAGLPARYVEGFVANEWDPERDKYLIREKDAHAFPEVYISGYGWMVFEPTVGRDGSNSGFYAFFETLFKKIESLAVGIWNFVVIMPLWVKMLFVPYIIFLLFMSIWLFFRIRRDIWRKKVLNNEKSKAISMIFSKISNLLNKIDLGIEKHETPSVYAARVLEGSGLDLLEFVDNFNKYKYGGLEPDEKTILSAMEKYEETRRVVKMKIGKLKSWLV; translated from the coding sequence ATGAAAAAACTCTTGACAGAATTAAACGATCAAAGACTTTCTCTCCTGTTCTCTATTATGCTGACTTATTGGGCAATGACTTCCTTTTTCGGAAGACCTGTAATAGATATATTAGTTATTATTGCAGTTGTTAATACTGTTCTTTATATATGCTATATTTTTTTAAAAAAGCAAGGTGTATCCGGAGGAATACTTTTTGTACTTGGTTCGGTAGTGTATTTTATTGGTGTTCGAGTTATGATTCTTTTTTCGGGGAAGTCAGTTCTGGCTTATTTTATATGGCTTATTGTATCAAATCCCGAAAATGTTCAAGTTGTGCCGGCCTTTTGGTTTGCTACCATATTTATAGCATCTTACGGTTTTTCTTCAACAGTTTACTATTTTACTAATATACATTACAGAATACCGGTTCTTTTGCTCATTGGTGCGATACCTTTTATGCTTCAGTCAGCTAAAACTGACAGTGATATTACATTGCCCTTTATACTTTTTGGAATTTTATTTTTCTGGTTATATATAGAGCATACAGTAAGGGATAATAGCATGCTAAACAAAGGATTTCATATAAACAATCCTTGGTACATACTTTCTGCTTCTGTTTTTATCGGATTGATTTTATCATTGAGTTTGGTTACTCCAAAACCTGAAATAATACCTAAAATTGCCTATATCAATCAGGCAATAAACGAGACAGTACAAAATCTTACACAGGCAAACGGACAGAATATCAACAATACAAACTTGCCCAGTATATTTAATACAATGGGAATAAAGAATCAAAGTGTTCTTAATTCAGTTACCCCTCCTTTGGGTGACAGGGTGCTTTTTGAAGTGGAAGCTATTGAACCTCTCTATTTTAAAGTTCAGAGCTGGAATAAATATATAGACAACCGATGGATAAAAGGAAATGAGAAACTTAGTGAAAAAAAGGATATTCGGGATATAAAAAACAGCTACTATAAGTTCTCAGTACTGCAGGAATTGGTTCAGCGTATGGAGAAAAACGGCCTTCTTCCATTGGAATATTCAAAAATCAATAAAAATTCTGAAAGCACTGTTGAGTCCTTTATAATGAGGCAAGCCTCTATATATACAAATGAAGTACCAATGGAGACACTGCTAAATCCACCGGGAACGGTTGAAATCCGTTTGCCCAATAAACCTAATTTAGCTGTATATATTAATGACCGTTCTGAATGCTACATAGAAAATGGACAAAGACCTTATTTATATGAATATTATGTTATTGATTATTATAGCCAGAATTTGTCTCACTCGTCTTTTGGATATAATATGATAAGGCATTTAAATAAAGAATTTGTTTCTGAAATTTTTGATTTAAATAAATATAAAGTTGGAGAAAGGGATGAAGAATTATCTGATGGTTTATTAGTTATAGATTCCAAAACGAAAGAAATAATAGAAGAAGCCATAGAGGAGATGAATAGTGCGTATAAAAATTATACAGAACTTCCGGATAATATATCTCAAAGAATTTATGATCTTGCAAATAGTATAACAGAAGGTCTTAACAGTGATTACGATAAAGCTGAGGCTATAGCTAATTTCTTTCATACATCCGGATTTAAGTATAATTTGACACCTCCTAAAATGCCAAAAGGTAAAGAATACAATGACTACTTTATATTTGAAAGCAAAAGAGGTATATGTGTTCACTTCGCATCGGCAATGGTAATCCTTGCAAGAGCGGCAGGGTTACCTGCACGATATGTTGAAGGTTTTGTTGCTAATGAGTGGGATCCGGAAAGGGATAAATACCTTATAAGGGAAAAAGATGCTCATGCTTTCCCTGAAGTGTATATTTCAGGATACGGGTGGATGGTCTTTGAACCTACAGTGGGAAGAGATGGATCGAACAGCGGATTTTATGCATTTTTTGAAACGCTGTTTAAAAAGATAGAGAGTTTAGCAGTGGGGATTTGGAACTTTGTGGTTATTATGCCCCTTTGGGTTAAAATGCTGTTTGTACCCTATATAATTTTCCTTTTATTTATGTCAATTTGGTTGTTTTTCCGCATCAGAAGAGATATTTGGAGGAAGAAAGTTTTAAACAATGAAAAAAGTAAAGCAATTTCAATGATATTTTCAAAAATTTCAAATTTATTAAATAAAATTGATCTCGGAATTGAAAAGCATGAAACACCGTCGGTCTATGCTGCCAGAGTGCTTGAAGGCAGTGGATTAGATTTATTGGAATTTGTTGATAACTTTAACAAATATAAATATGGAGGCTTAGAACCTGATGAAAAGACAATTTTAAGTGCTATGGAAAAATATGAAGAAACAAGACGGGTTGTTAAAATGAAAATCGGAAAATTGAAATCATGGTTAGTGTAA
- a CDS encoding DUF58 domain-containing protein, with protein sequence MVMTYMLLFSPIVSGLLVIPFRKKVLVYVDIPFYEVEKGGVVRVNVRLENKSFMPFPFISLEFCEAVNFKISETYNKIISLGPFEKKVISVEYTAISRGVSKIGISDVCLKDYINLFKLSILKNSNEDRFAVEVTVLPRLVNLKPTSKILLGSEASIRQEDLSSPSMNLLNWNGEPGYEFREYMPGDPLHKIHWKLSARSETLMVRKDEGRGISKKRLILDPYIKTEQKKQTVNVIYHLLLGVPPIHTVKNSDNKDEDRLKLEEKILETLLAVAHTSVKIGREVELWLFEGGKWNKYEINDGKTINEIQYRLASYKFEKLPVSDFSKRLPLNEVVGNEEKNRYLKGTESMVFTGNYDNALYKAVENFAEYGIVVDTVLVDNYHSNIRGHNAEGSFINQQGNYWVLGVDEDISEAFL encoded by the coding sequence ATGGTTATGACATATATGCTTCTCTTTTCACCTATTGTTTCAGGTCTTTTAGTTATTCCATTCAGAAAAAAAGTTTTGGTTTATGTTGATATACCATTCTATGAAGTTGAAAAAGGCGGGGTAGTAAGGGTTAATGTCCGGTTGGAAAATAAATCCTTCATGCCATTCCCTTTTATAAGTCTGGAGTTTTGTGAAGCGGTTAACTTTAAAATATCTGAGACATATAATAAAATCATTTCTTTAGGGCCTTTTGAAAAGAAGGTTATAAGTGTGGAATATACAGCTATAAGCAGAGGAGTATCGAAAATTGGTATAAGCGATGTGTGCCTTAAGGACTATATAAATCTTTTTAAGTTGTCAATATTAAAAAATAGCAATGAAGATAGATTTGCTGTGGAAGTAACGGTTTTGCCAAGGTTAGTAAATTTAAAGCCAACCAGTAAAATATTATTAGGATCGGAAGCATCAATCAGGCAAGAAGATTTGAGTTCACCGTCTATGAATTTACTTAACTGGAATGGGGAACCAGGTTATGAGTTCAGAGAGTATATGCCGGGTGATCCGCTTCATAAAATACACTGGAAACTTTCCGCCAGAAGCGAAACACTTATGGTTAGGAAGGATGAGGGTAGAGGAATATCAAAGAAGAGGCTTATTTTAGACCCATATATAAAGACAGAGCAAAAAAAGCAAACTGTTAATGTGATTTATCATCTGCTATTAGGGGTGCCTCCGATACACACTGTAAAAAATAGTGACAATAAGGATGAGGACAGATTAAAATTAGAAGAGAAAATTTTAGAAACTCTTCTTGCAGTAGCACATACATCGGTTAAAATCGGGAGAGAAGTTGAGCTATGGTTATTTGAGGGAGGCAAGTGGAATAAGTATGAGATAAATGATGGTAAGACCATTAACGAAATTCAGTACAGACTTGCATCTTATAAATTTGAAAAGCTACCTGTTTCAGATTTTTCGAAGCGTTTGCCGTTAAACGAAGTTGTTGGAAATGAAGAAAAAAATCGATACCTAAAAGGCACTGAATCAATGGTTTTTACTGGGAATTATGATAATGCTCTATATAAAGCTGTCGAAAATTTTGCAGAGTACGGTATAGTAGTGGATACAGTCTTGGTAGATAACTATCATTCTAATATCCGTGGCCATAATGCAGAAGGAAGCTTCATTAATCAACAAGGCAATTACTGGGTATTGGGAGTTGATGAGGATATAAGTGAAGCTTTTTTATAA